The Cellulophaga sp. L1A9 genome window below encodes:
- a CDS encoding class I SAM-dependent methyltransferase, with product MKFYLKTKDYSVSQETFELFLDQELDMLITKPEPQVLDSYYDSEVYISHTDANVSLVDKIYQRVKKINLKNKLKVVGNHAKGKRLLDVGAGTGDFLIVAKEKGWSVVGVEPNKKARLKASEKGLDLKIALEDFSNEKFDVITLWHVLEHVPNLTDQVTRLSKLLSENGILVIAVPNYKSFDAKYYKEHWAAFDVPRHLWHFSKLSIAKLFSKEDLKVSKIYPMIFDAFYVSLLSEQYKTGKQNFFSAFFVGLRSNMKAWRTKEYSSLIYVLKKAK from the coding sequence ATGAAGTTTTATTTAAAAACTAAAGACTATTCTGTTAGTCAGGAAACCTTTGAATTATTTCTAGATCAGGAATTAGATATGCTAATTACAAAACCAGAACCCCAAGTTTTGGATTCGTATTATGACAGTGAGGTTTATATTTCTCATACCGACGCTAATGTTTCTTTGGTTGATAAAATCTATCAAAGGGTAAAAAAGATTAATCTCAAGAACAAACTTAAAGTTGTGGGTAACCATGCAAAAGGAAAACGCCTTTTAGATGTTGGAGCAGGTACTGGAGATTTTTTGATTGTTGCAAAAGAAAAAGGTTGGAGTGTAGTTGGAGTAGAGCCAAATAAAAAGGCGCGTCTTAAAGCTTCAGAAAAAGGCTTAGATCTAAAAATAGCATTGGAAGATTTCTCTAATGAAAAATTTGATGTTATTACACTTTGGCATGTTTTGGAACATGTACCCAATTTAACCGATCAAGTAACTAGATTATCTAAGTTGTTATCAGAAAATGGAATTTTAGTTATTGCTGTTCCGAATTATAAATCTTTCGACGCAAAATATTATAAAGAACATTGGGCAGCTTTTGATGTACCGAGACATCTTTGGCATTTTTCAAAATTGTCTATCGCTAAACTTTTTTCAAAAGAAGATTTAAAAGTCTCAAAAATCTATCCAATGATTTTCGACGCATTTTATGTCTCACTTTTATCTGAACAATACAAAACAGGAAAGCAAAACTTTTTTAGCGCGTTTTTTGTTGGGCTACGTTCAAATATGAAGGCTTGGAGAACCAAAGAGTATTCTTCTCTAATTTACGTGCTTAAAAAGGCTAAATAA